The following coding sequences lie in one Cloeon dipterum chromosome 1, ieCloDipt1.1, whole genome shotgun sequence genomic window:
- the Srrm1 gene encoding serine/arginine repetitive matrix protein 1 isoform X3, with amino-acid sequence MTDAGFFRGTSAEQDNRFSDKEKKLLKQMKFNEHLSKRVDMAKVKIDVLKPWITQRITELLGMDDDVVVEFVFNQLEDDKNPDPKKMQILLTGFLNGKNARIFMSELWELLLSAQESLSGIPEKFLELKKEELKKKVEEQEKMHETIKKQMAEKEIQRGEEGRKERKLESSHDRKGRSRSRSKGRSRAKSRSRSRGRDRKKSRSRSRGRKDRGRSRSRSRGRDKDKEKAKSRSRSRGKEKAVKSRSASKDRSRSKSKEKENAKESESPKVKKEAEEDPAAERRDEGKEGKSASPEAKKDDDLDIHKTEDSVQKKRHYRRTRDSSSDSDQPAQRKKSRSRTPERRERERNRPRRYDDPRPRDRDRDRDRDRDRGRFDNRRRRSPPRMARYSRMSPSPRIRDRDRHRDIRRQRETRFVRRDASRERDRSRERERSRDRDRSRERDRSRERERSREKDRSRERRSKKSVSQSPPPGVSNKADDTVYSSKSPVPEQNGKNKRRSESSDRDSRSASEEKSSTAKDRDASSSPPRKERKRSLTASPKKSASKSPSPARKRRRSSSESPEKSPSPPKKSKNDKKKVESSDSESDDHSGSEEDKKRKKKSFSGSDSDAVEKKKKKHKKEKKQKKSKKSKREKKKEK; translated from the exons ATGACGGATGCCGGCTTTTTTAGG GGTACTTCCGCTGAACAGGACAACCGGTTCAGTGACAAAGAGAAGAAACTcttaaaacaaatgaaattcaatgaGCACCTGAGcaaaagg GTGGATATGGCCAAGGTTAAAATTGATGTTCTAAAACCTTGGATAACACAGCGCATTACAGAACTTCTTGGCATGGATGATGACGTTGTTGTTGAATTTGTCTTCAATCAATTAGAGGATGACAAG aatCCAGATccaaagaaaatgcaaatattgctGACAGGATTTTTAAATGGCAAGAACGCTAGAATTTTCATGTCTGAGCTGTGGGAGTTGCTGCTCTCAGCGCAGGAAAGTTTAAGTGGTATTCCAGAGAAATTCTTGGAACTGAAAAAAGAAGAGTTGAAGAAAAAAGTG GAGGAACAGGAAAAAATGCATGAgacaattaaaaagcaaatggCGGAAAAAGAGATACAGAGGGGCGAGGAGGGACGAAAGGAGAGGAAGCTTGAATCGAGCCACGACAGGAAGGGGAGGTCAAGGAGTCGTTCAAAGGGTCGTTCAAGAGCGAAGTCCAGAAGTAGGTCAAGGGGCAGAGACCGAAAGAAGTCTAGGAGCCGCTCTCGAGGTCGTAAGGACAGAGGAAGGTCCAGGAGTCGGTCCAGGGGCAGAGACAAGGACAAAGAAAAGGCAAAGTCGAGGAGCCGCTCTCGCGGAAAGGAAAAGGCTGTTAAGTCTCGAAGTGCTTCCAAGGATCGCTCTAGGAGCAAATCtaaggaaaaggaaaatgcCAAGGAGTCGGAATCTCCTAAAGTTAAAAAGGAGGCTGAGGAGGACCCGGCTGCCGAAAg ACGTGACGAGGGCAAAGAAGGCAAGAGTGCCAGTCCTGAAGCTAAGAAGGATGACGATCTTGACATTCACAAGACGGAGGATAGTGTGCAGAAGAAACGTCACTACCGACGTACCAGAGACTCTAGTTCAGACTCTGATCAGCCTGCT CAGAGAAAGAAATCCCGATCTCGAACCCCAGAACGCCGAGAGCGGGAACGGAATCGTCCTCGCCGGTATGATGATCCTCGACCACGGGACAGAGACCGTGATCGCGACAGAGACCGCGATCGTGGCAGATTTGATAACAGGAGGAGGCGAAGCCCTCCGCGCATGGCGCGTTACTCCCGGATGTCACCAAGCCCAAGAATCAGGGACCGTGATCGTCACCGTGATATTCGGAGG caaagaGAGACAAGGTTTGTTAGACGTGATGCTTCTCGCGAGCGTGATAGGTctagagaaagagagagatctCGCGATAGAGATAGATCCAGGGAAAGAGACAGATCCAGAGAGAGGGAAAGATCTCGGGAGAAGGACAGATCCAGAGAGAG GAGATCCAAAAAGAGTGTGTCTCAGAGTCCTCCACCAGGGGTGTCAAACAAAGCAGATGACACAGTCTACTCGTCTAAGAGCCCAGTTCCTGAACAGAATGGCAAAAATAAGAGGCGCTCGGAGTCATCAGATCGCGATAGTCGTTCCGCCTCCGAGGAAAAGAGCAGCACGGCTAAAGACAGAGATGCCTCCTCAAGCCCTCCACGCaaggagagaaagaggagTCTTACCGCTTCACCAAAAAAGAGTGCCAGCAAATCGCCATCGCCTGCCCGCAAGAGGAGGCGCAGTTCTAGTGAGAGCCCCGAAAAGTCACCATCTCCACctaaaaagtctaaaaat GATAAGAAAAAAGTTGAAAGCTCCGATTCGGAATCGGATGACCACAGTGGCTCAGAAGAAGATAAGAAGCGCAAGAAGAAATCTTTCTCTGGGAGCGACTCT GATGCtgtagaaaaaaagaaaaagaagcacaagaaggagaagaagcaaaaaaagagcaagaaaaGCAAAAGGGAGAAGAAAAAGGAGAAG TAA
- the Usp16-45 gene encoding ubiquitin carboxyl-terminal hydrolase 16/45 produces the protein MTKTRVDSAESTESSEDDSQTASKGCSHISKAVMINVLRKQFQGSNFKIVPSPNSFRSRAIPPTTVKSHNSDVRGCKECKMSGTIKKGDDTWICLRCGTVACGDPSDASSHIIKHFSLPRSDPHVVAVNVDNWTCWCYKCNSAVDSNSTKLLQQATEFLKKNFRPGSLVEEVTTNGTSALTNGTKDEKPGEPERTYDKSHKEFNCVKGLANLGNTCFFNSVVQCLAHTPGLPTLLSESQEGEKFSLPGFPADKEKPALPPLEGTLEPPGFVTKELARTFEQMQEGSQASTVNPKSLLNALNQKAPHLAGTGDQEDSHELLRTLMESVRSEELRRYQGQILDAIGVSRKDDPANVDEDKKYMGKVYSNMASKLYLRPDHLFQGQLISILQCQECLTTSCVPETFLDISLPVVSQRQPPFVRCQSKTPADAESPSKDVPSKHQLKKARNSSRRGKGKKAKANQQKHNNEVDDADVEDNESQEKSVETDSASNQKDDSDEAVDGDEEESGDEKEDEGKENGKKISENLANGDADGEKSSSDEKNCIDELEQLKLSDNETGACALADPETPKEGCDSVGHDNHSAEDDDNSRWSTTMMPRVTNCDAKCDSTLNTCLNQFVAIELLTGNNKVGCETCTKRAGKSAGGKTVCTNFTKQLLISAPPAILTLHLKRFEVCGARFRKVIKIVTFPLILNLASFCSVKCLGLPTMRRNQTKVLYSLYGVVVHHGGLSGGHYVAYVKAQKPPSADDIRKRFMLSNNANQGLNAEEWNDDETPEPPAGKWYYASDSFVSEVSESKVLEQQAYLLFYERFY, from the exons ATGACAAAGACTAGGGTCGACTCTGCGGAGTCAACTGAATCATCTGAAGACGATTCGCAGACAG cCTCGAAAGGATGCTCCCACATAAGCAAAGCTGTAATGATCAATGTCTTGAGGAAGCAGTTTCAAGggtcaaatttcaaaatagttCCGTCACCCAACTCATTTCGGTCCCGAGCTATTCCACCTACTACTGTCAAATCACATAACAGCGATGTGAGAGGTTGCAAGGAATGCAAAATGAGTGGAACTATCAAAaag GGAGATGACACCTGGATATGCCTACGGTGTGGAACAGTTGCGTGTGGAGATCCATCTGACGCCAGTTCACATATAATCAAGCATTTCTCTCTTCCTCGCTCAGACCCTCATGTTGTTGCTGTCAATGTTGACAACTGGACTTGCTG gtGCTACAAATGCAACAGTGCAGTAGACTCTAACAGCACAAAATTACTGCAGCAGGCCActgaatttttgaagaaaaacttTAGACCTGGCTCTCTAGTAGAAG AGGTCACAACGAATGGTACTTCAGCTTTAACAAATGGAACAAAGGATGAGAAACCAGGAGAGCCAGAACGCACCTATGACAAATCTCACAAAGAGTTTAATTGTGTTAAG GGCTTGGCTAACCTTGGAAACACTTGCTTCTTCAACTCAGTCGTCCAATGTTTGGCACACACGCCAGGCCTGCCCACCTTGCTCAGTGAGTCCCAAGAAGGCGAAAAGTTTAGCCTGCCAGGCTTTCCAGCTGACAAGGAAAAGCCTGCTCTG CCACCTCTGGAGGGAACTCTGGAACCCCCAGGCTTTGTTACCAAGGAACTGGCAAGGACTTTTGAGCAAATGCAGGAGGGAAGTCAAGCTTCAACTGTGAATCCAAAGTCGCTTCTTAACGCTCTCAACCAGAAGGCTCCTCACCTGGCTGGCACAGGGGATCAAGAGGACTCGCACGAGCTCTTGCGTACTTTGATGGAAAGCGTCCGCTCTGAGGAATTAAGG AGATATCAAGGCCAGATTCTGGATGCAATTGGAGTTTCAAGGAAGGACGACCCTGCTAATGTGGATGAAGACAAAAAGTACATGGGCAAAGTGTACAGTAATATGGCCAGCAAGCTCTACCTGAGGCCAGACCACTTGTTTCAAGGTCAGCTGATATCCATCCTGCAGTGCCAAGAGTGTTTGACTACTTCGTGTGTTCCTGAGACCTTCCTTGACATCAGTTTGCCTGTGGTCAGCCAGAGACAGCCGCCTTTTGTCAGATGTCAAAGCAAAACTCCAGCAGACGCGGAATCGCCCAGCAAGGATGTGCCCAGCAAGCACCAGTTGAAGAAAGCTAGAAACTCAAGCAGGAGAGGAAAAGGAAAGAAGGCCAAGGCGAATCAACAGAAGCATAACAATGAAGTTGATGATGCTGATGTGGAGGATAACGAAAGCCAGGAAAAGTCGGTGGAAACCGATTCAGCGAGTAACCAAAAAGACGACTCTGACGAAGCTGTCGATGGCGATGAAGAGGAGAGTGGGGACGAAAAAGAAGACGAGggaaaagaaaatggcaaaaagatAAGCGAGAACTTGGCAAATGGTGACGCAGATGGTGAGAAGTCATCTAGTGATGAGAAGAATTGCATTGATGAACTGGAGCAACTCAAGTTGTCA GACAATGAAACTGGCGCATGTGCTCTTGCTGATCCTGAAACCCCCAAAGAAGGTTGTGATAGTGTAGGCCATGACAACCATTCTGCAGAGGATGACGATAATTCTAGATGGAGCACGACCATGATGCCCAGAGTCACTAATTGTGATGCAAAATGTGACTCGACGCTGAATACTTGCCTCAACCAGTTTGTTGCAATTGAACTTCTAACTGGCAACAACAAAGTTGGCTGTGAAACCTGTACCAAAAGAGCAGGAAAATCTGCTGGCG GTAAAACTGTGTGCACCAATTTTACTAAGCAACTTTTGATAAGTGCTCCTCCTGCAATTCTCACTCTCCATTTGAAGAGATTTGAAGTGTGCGGGGCTAGGTTTAGGAAAGTTATCAAGATCGTCACTTTTCCTTTGATCTTGAATTTAGCTTCGTTCTGCTCTGTCAAGTGCTTG GGGCTTCCAACTATGAGACGAAACCAAACTAAAGTTCTCTACTCGCTGTATGGTGTTGTGGTGCATCACGGAGGCCTAAGTGGAGGCCACTATGTGGCCTATGTCAAG GCTCAAAAACCACCGTCGGCCGATGACATTCGGAAGAGATTCATGCTTTCGAACAACGCAAACCAAGGTTTGAATGCCGAAGAGTGGAACGATGACGAGACGCCGGAACCTCCAGCTGGAAAGTGGTATTATGCAAGTGATAGCTTCGTTTCTGAGGTGTCCGAGAGCAAAGTGCTGGAGCAACAAGCGTACCTGCTGTTTTACGAACGGTTTTactaa
- the Srrm1 gene encoding serine/arginine repetitive matrix protein 1 isoform X2, which translates to MTDAGFFRGTSAEQDNRFSDKEKKLLKQMKFNEHLSKRVDMAKVKIDVLKPWITQRITELLGMDDDVVVEFVFNQLEDDKNPDPKKMQILLTGFLNGKNARIFMSELWELLLSAQESLSGIPEKFLELKKEELKKKVEEQEKMHETIKKQMAEKEIQRGEEGRKERKLESSHDRKGRSRSRSKGRSRAKSRSRSRGRDRKKSRSRSRGRKDRGRSRSRSRGRDKDKEKAKSRSRSRGKEKAVKSRSASKDRSRSKSKEKENAKESESPKVKKEAEEDPAAERRDEGKEGKSASPEAKKDDDLDIHKTEDSVQKKRHYRRTRDSSSDSDQPARKKSRSRTPERRERERNRPRRYDDPRPRDRDRDRDRDRDRGRFDNRRRRSPPRMARYSRMSPSPRIRDRDRHRDIRRQRETRFVRRDASRERDRSRERERSRDRDRSRERDRSRERERSREKDRSRERRSKKSVSQSPPPGVSNKADDTVYSSKSPVPEQNGKNKRRSESSDRDSRSASEEKSSTAKDRDASSSPPRKERKRSLTASPKKSASKSPSPARKRRRSSSESPEKSPSPPKKSKNDKKKVESSDSESDDHSGSEEDKKRKKKSFSGSDSDAVEKKKKKHKKEKKQKKSKKSKREKKKEKATNADELEKQLRERALKSMKK; encoded by the exons ATGACGGATGCCGGCTTTTTTAGG GGTACTTCCGCTGAACAGGACAACCGGTTCAGTGACAAAGAGAAGAAACTcttaaaacaaatgaaattcaatgaGCACCTGAGcaaaagg GTGGATATGGCCAAGGTTAAAATTGATGTTCTAAAACCTTGGATAACACAGCGCATTACAGAACTTCTTGGCATGGATGATGACGTTGTTGTTGAATTTGTCTTCAATCAATTAGAGGATGACAAG aatCCAGATccaaagaaaatgcaaatattgctGACAGGATTTTTAAATGGCAAGAACGCTAGAATTTTCATGTCTGAGCTGTGGGAGTTGCTGCTCTCAGCGCAGGAAAGTTTAAGTGGTATTCCAGAGAAATTCTTGGAACTGAAAAAAGAAGAGTTGAAGAAAAAAGTG GAGGAACAGGAAAAAATGCATGAgacaattaaaaagcaaatggCGGAAAAAGAGATACAGAGGGGCGAGGAGGGACGAAAGGAGAGGAAGCTTGAATCGAGCCACGACAGGAAGGGGAGGTCAAGGAGTCGTTCAAAGGGTCGTTCAAGAGCGAAGTCCAGAAGTAGGTCAAGGGGCAGAGACCGAAAGAAGTCTAGGAGCCGCTCTCGAGGTCGTAAGGACAGAGGAAGGTCCAGGAGTCGGTCCAGGGGCAGAGACAAGGACAAAGAAAAGGCAAAGTCGAGGAGCCGCTCTCGCGGAAAGGAAAAGGCTGTTAAGTCTCGAAGTGCTTCCAAGGATCGCTCTAGGAGCAAATCtaaggaaaaggaaaatgcCAAGGAGTCGGAATCTCCTAAAGTTAAAAAGGAGGCTGAGGAGGACCCGGCTGCCGAAAg ACGTGACGAGGGCAAAGAAGGCAAGAGTGCCAGTCCTGAAGCTAAGAAGGATGACGATCTTGACATTCACAAGACGGAGGATAGTGTGCAGAAGAAACGTCACTACCGACGTACCAGAGACTCTAGTTCAGACTCTGATCAGCCTGCT AGAAAGAAATCCCGATCTCGAACCCCAGAACGCCGAGAGCGGGAACGGAATCGTCCTCGCCGGTATGATGATCCTCGACCACGGGACAGAGACCGTGATCGCGACAGAGACCGCGATCGTGGCAGATTTGATAACAGGAGGAGGCGAAGCCCTCCGCGCATGGCGCGTTACTCCCGGATGTCACCAAGCCCAAGAATCAGGGACCGTGATCGTCACCGTGATATTCGGAGG caaagaGAGACAAGGTTTGTTAGACGTGATGCTTCTCGCGAGCGTGATAGGTctagagaaagagagagatctCGCGATAGAGATAGATCCAGGGAAAGAGACAGATCCAGAGAGAGGGAAAGATCTCGGGAGAAGGACAGATCCAGAGAGAG GAGATCCAAAAAGAGTGTGTCTCAGAGTCCTCCACCAGGGGTGTCAAACAAAGCAGATGACACAGTCTACTCGTCTAAGAGCCCAGTTCCTGAACAGAATGGCAAAAATAAGAGGCGCTCGGAGTCATCAGATCGCGATAGTCGTTCCGCCTCCGAGGAAAAGAGCAGCACGGCTAAAGACAGAGATGCCTCCTCAAGCCCTCCACGCaaggagagaaagaggagTCTTACCGCTTCACCAAAAAAGAGTGCCAGCAAATCGCCATCGCCTGCCCGCAAGAGGAGGCGCAGTTCTAGTGAGAGCCCCGAAAAGTCACCATCTCCACctaaaaagtctaaaaat GATAAGAAAAAAGTTGAAAGCTCCGATTCGGAATCGGATGACCACAGTGGCTCAGAAGAAGATAAGAAGCGCAAGAAGAAATCTTTCTCTGGGAGCGACTCT GATGCtgtagaaaaaaagaaaaagaagcacaagaaggagaagaagcaaaaaaagagcaagaaaaGCAAAAGGGAGAAGAAAAAGGAGAAG GCAACAAACGCGGATGAGTTGGAGAAGCAGTTGAGAGAAAGGGCGCTCAAATCAATGAAGAAATGA
- the LOC135934109 gene encoding vitamin K-dependent protein C-like: MLLKYSWVIALFQICIVSLADSAIRGENVVDKICSEGKRQYSATSNVKGGGRTAQRKQADDHLFTKWTKWSPCSRSCISSRIRRCKFSGKCTSSIEKEEAFCYAKDSLCYKWIHEQVCNVDEYEEAVDYTEYYDYGEDDASEEDVDEESEEEDTPKRQSSVLKCGISPHKNSFWTRIIGGRPSTKGHWPWQVAILNKHKHAFCGGTLISSNWILTAAHCMRKTLYVRLGEHNLARREGDEVETKVLESVIHPNYDADTVDNDLALLRVRDGSVSHQKPVVCLPQLGERPPTHKLCTIIGWGKKKASDFEGSEVLHQTEVYVMPEKKCREMYDSYLITENMFCAGHPSRVRDSCAGDSGGPLLCQVNDRWTIFGVTSFGEGCGRKGKFGVYTLVPNYIKWIESIVKIS, translated from the exons ATGCTGCTCAAATACTCGTGGGTGATTGCTCTGTTCCAAATTTGCATCGTTTCGCTCGCAGACTCTGCTATAAGAGGAGAAAAT GTTGtagataaaatttgttcagaaGGCAAGAGGCAATATTCGGCAACGAGCAATGTAAAAGGCGGCGGCCGGACCGCTCAGCGCAAGCAAGCCGATGACCATCTATTCACAAAGTGGACCAAATGGTCACCTTGCAGCAGATCGTGCATTTCGTCTAGAATAAG GAGGTgcaaattttcaggaaaatgcaCTTCCAGCATAGAAAAAGAGGAGGCATTTTGCTACGCTAAGGACAGCCTGTGCTACAAATGGATACACGAACAAGTCTGCAACGTAGACGAATACGAGGAAGCCGTCGATTATACCGAATATTACG ATTACGGCGAAGACGACGCTTCAGAAGAGGACGTTGACGAGGAAAGTGAAGAGGAAGACACGCCGAAACGACAAAGCAGTGTGCTTAAATGCGGTATATCTCCTCACAAAAATTCCTTTTGGACGAGGATAATCGGCGGTCGCCCGTCCACCAAAGGGCATTGGCCCTGGCAAGTCGCCATCCTGAACAAACACAAA CATGCATTTTGCGGTGGAACTTTAATTTCAAGCAACTGGATCCTAACAGCGGCGCACTGTATGAGAAAAACCCTATACGTAAGACTCGGCGAGCACAACCTGGCGCGCAGGGAAGGCGATGAGGTGGAAACGAAG gtGCTGGAATCCGTTATTCACCCGAATTATGACGCAGACACGGTGGACAATGACCTCGCTCTGTTGCGGGTGAGGGATGGGAGTGTCTCGCACCAGAAACCCGTCGTTTGTCTACCCCAACTAGGGGAGCGGCCGCCAACGCATAAATTGTGCACTATCATCGGCTGGGGAAAGAAGAAAGCGTCTGATTTTGAAGGGTCAGAAGTCTTGCACCAGACAGAG GTCTACGTGATGCCAGAGAAGAAATGCAGAGAAATGTACGACAGCTACTTGATAACAGAGAACATGTTTTGTGCCGGACATCCTAGCAGAGTGCGCGATTCTTGTGCAGGGGATTCCGGCGGACCGCTCTTGTGCCAAGTTAACGACAGATGGACCATTTTTGGGGTCACCAGTTTCGGCGAAGGATGTGGTCGGAAAGGGAAATTTGGAGTCTACACACTAGTGCCAAACTACATCAAATGGATTGAAAGCATTGTAAAAATCAGTTGA
- the Srrm1 gene encoding serine/arginine repetitive matrix protein 1 isoform X1: MTDAGFFRGTSAEQDNRFSDKEKKLLKQMKFNEHLSKRVDMAKVKIDVLKPWITQRITELLGMDDDVVVEFVFNQLEDDKNPDPKKMQILLTGFLNGKNARIFMSELWELLLSAQESLSGIPEKFLELKKEELKKKVEEQEKMHETIKKQMAEKEIQRGEEGRKERKLESSHDRKGRSRSRSKGRSRAKSRSRSRGRDRKKSRSRSRGRKDRGRSRSRSRGRDKDKEKAKSRSRSRGKEKAVKSRSASKDRSRSKSKEKENAKESESPKVKKEAEEDPAAERRDEGKEGKSASPEAKKDDDLDIHKTEDSVQKKRHYRRTRDSSSDSDQPAQRKKSRSRTPERRERERNRPRRYDDPRPRDRDRDRDRDRDRGRFDNRRRRSPPRMARYSRMSPSPRIRDRDRHRDIRRQRETRFVRRDASRERDRSRERERSRDRDRSRERDRSRERERSREKDRSRERRSKKSVSQSPPPGVSNKADDTVYSSKSPVPEQNGKNKRRSESSDRDSRSASEEKSSTAKDRDASSSPPRKERKRSLTASPKKSASKSPSPARKRRRSSSESPEKSPSPPKKSKNDKKKVESSDSESDDHSGSEEDKKRKKKSFSGSDSDAVEKKKKKHKKEKKQKKSKKSKREKKKEKATNADELEKQLRERALKSMKK; this comes from the exons ATGACGGATGCCGGCTTTTTTAGG GGTACTTCCGCTGAACAGGACAACCGGTTCAGTGACAAAGAGAAGAAACTcttaaaacaaatgaaattcaatgaGCACCTGAGcaaaagg GTGGATATGGCCAAGGTTAAAATTGATGTTCTAAAACCTTGGATAACACAGCGCATTACAGAACTTCTTGGCATGGATGATGACGTTGTTGTTGAATTTGTCTTCAATCAATTAGAGGATGACAAG aatCCAGATccaaagaaaatgcaaatattgctGACAGGATTTTTAAATGGCAAGAACGCTAGAATTTTCATGTCTGAGCTGTGGGAGTTGCTGCTCTCAGCGCAGGAAAGTTTAAGTGGTATTCCAGAGAAATTCTTGGAACTGAAAAAAGAAGAGTTGAAGAAAAAAGTG GAGGAACAGGAAAAAATGCATGAgacaattaaaaagcaaatggCGGAAAAAGAGATACAGAGGGGCGAGGAGGGACGAAAGGAGAGGAAGCTTGAATCGAGCCACGACAGGAAGGGGAGGTCAAGGAGTCGTTCAAAGGGTCGTTCAAGAGCGAAGTCCAGAAGTAGGTCAAGGGGCAGAGACCGAAAGAAGTCTAGGAGCCGCTCTCGAGGTCGTAAGGACAGAGGAAGGTCCAGGAGTCGGTCCAGGGGCAGAGACAAGGACAAAGAAAAGGCAAAGTCGAGGAGCCGCTCTCGCGGAAAGGAAAAGGCTGTTAAGTCTCGAAGTGCTTCCAAGGATCGCTCTAGGAGCAAATCtaaggaaaaggaaaatgcCAAGGAGTCGGAATCTCCTAAAGTTAAAAAGGAGGCTGAGGAGGACCCGGCTGCCGAAAg ACGTGACGAGGGCAAAGAAGGCAAGAGTGCCAGTCCTGAAGCTAAGAAGGATGACGATCTTGACATTCACAAGACGGAGGATAGTGTGCAGAAGAAACGTCACTACCGACGTACCAGAGACTCTAGTTCAGACTCTGATCAGCCTGCT CAGAGAAAGAAATCCCGATCTCGAACCCCAGAACGCCGAGAGCGGGAACGGAATCGTCCTCGCCGGTATGATGATCCTCGACCACGGGACAGAGACCGTGATCGCGACAGAGACCGCGATCGTGGCAGATTTGATAACAGGAGGAGGCGAAGCCCTCCGCGCATGGCGCGTTACTCCCGGATGTCACCAAGCCCAAGAATCAGGGACCGTGATCGTCACCGTGATATTCGGAGG caaagaGAGACAAGGTTTGTTAGACGTGATGCTTCTCGCGAGCGTGATAGGTctagagaaagagagagatctCGCGATAGAGATAGATCCAGGGAAAGAGACAGATCCAGAGAGAGGGAAAGATCTCGGGAGAAGGACAGATCCAGAGAGAG GAGATCCAAAAAGAGTGTGTCTCAGAGTCCTCCACCAGGGGTGTCAAACAAAGCAGATGACACAGTCTACTCGTCTAAGAGCCCAGTTCCTGAACAGAATGGCAAAAATAAGAGGCGCTCGGAGTCATCAGATCGCGATAGTCGTTCCGCCTCCGAGGAAAAGAGCAGCACGGCTAAAGACAGAGATGCCTCCTCAAGCCCTCCACGCaaggagagaaagaggagTCTTACCGCTTCACCAAAAAAGAGTGCCAGCAAATCGCCATCGCCTGCCCGCAAGAGGAGGCGCAGTTCTAGTGAGAGCCCCGAAAAGTCACCATCTCCACctaaaaagtctaaaaat GATAAGAAAAAAGTTGAAAGCTCCGATTCGGAATCGGATGACCACAGTGGCTCAGAAGAAGATAAGAAGCGCAAGAAGAAATCTTTCTCTGGGAGCGACTCT GATGCtgtagaaaaaaagaaaaagaagcacaagaaggagaagaagcaaaaaaagagcaagaaaaGCAAAAGGGAGAAGAAAAAGGAGAAG GCAACAAACGCGGATGAGTTGGAGAAGCAGTTGAGAGAAAGGGCGCTCAAATCAATGAAGAAATGA